The following proteins are co-located in the Fluviicola sp. genome:
- a CDS encoding C40 family peptidase — translation MKHLKSIFLLTALVFISLTSFGQVKALDKLEVLYDQGHYKMVLRKANRLLDQPDYDYSFKPEFYKSLALFQLADKGLWAEFHPKALQEARELFSQVLASPDGIKVFNTHLNHVSQLKRDLVQKALAYKAEGKQAKYDEIQQILFGLFDRIPDLDVPGEIQPPVVDAPEIKETAASTEEREKIVKYAKKYLGVPYKWAGVDANGFDCSGFTSFVMKEFKVTLSRRAEDQYNSSAKVKQKNAQKGDLVFFNNGSGISHVGIIVSAKGEPLTMIHASSSKGVIITNIEDSEYWLKRLYAIGTYVKGE, via the coding sequence ATGAAGCACTTAAAAAGCATCTTTTTATTGACCGCCCTTGTTTTTATTTCATTGACTTCTTTCGGGCAGGTAAAAGCGTTGGATAAACTGGAAGTCCTTTACGATCAGGGGCATTACAAGATGGTTTTGCGGAAGGCGAACCGTTTGCTGGACCAGCCGGACTATGATTATTCATTCAAACCTGAATTCTACAAAAGTCTGGCACTTTTCCAGTTGGCCGACAAAGGGCTTTGGGCTGAGTTTCACCCGAAAGCTTTGCAGGAAGCCCGCGAATTATTCAGCCAGGTATTGGCTTCTCCCGACGGAATTAAAGTATTCAATACGCATTTGAACCACGTTTCCCAATTGAAACGCGATCTGGTTCAGAAAGCTTTGGCATACAAGGCTGAAGGGAAACAAGCAAAATACGACGAAATCCAGCAAATCCTGTTCGGTTTGTTTGACCGCATTCCGGATTTGGATGTTCCGGGAGAAATCCAGCCGCCGGTTGTGGATGCACCTGAGATTAAGGAAACAGCAGCAAGTACGGAAGAACGCGAGAAAATTGTGAAGTATGCGAAGAAATACCTGGGAGTTCCGTATAAATGGGCCGGGGTAGATGCCAATGGTTTTGACTGCAGCGGATTTACCAGCTTCGTGATGAAGGAGTTCAAAGTGACTTTGAGCAGAAGGGCAGAAGACCAGTACAATTCTTCCGCGAAGGTGAAACAGAAAAATGCTCAAAAAGGAGATTTGGTGTTCTTTAACAATGGATCGGGAATTTCCCACGTGGGAATTATTGTTTCTGCAAAAGGAGAACCTTTGACAATGATCCATGCCAGTTCCAGCAAAGGAGTGATTATTACCAATATTGAAGATTCCGAATACTGGCTGAAGCGTTTGTATGCAATCGGGACATACGTAAAGGGAGAGTAA
- a CDS encoding L-threonylcarbamoyladenylate synthase — MFIEINPDNIDNRLIQQVVDELKKGGIIIIPTDAVYAVACDVMNKKGLAELAKWKDVKLSKANFSIICSDMSQVSEYVKQLDRNTFRLLKHYLPGPFTFILDATNEVSKLFDSSKKEIGIRIPDNKIVQAIVEQLGNPMAVTSLHDSEDEIMDYFVDPASIYERYDDEVAMIIDGGPGKLDASTIVDCTNGNTEIIRQGVGQIDL, encoded by the coding sequence ATGTTCATAGAAATTAATCCGGATAATATTGACAACCGTCTCATCCAGCAAGTAGTTGATGAATTAAAGAAAGGCGGCATCATCATCATTCCGACCGATGCGGTTTATGCGGTAGCTTGTGATGTGATGAACAAAAAAGGATTGGCGGAATTGGCCAAATGGAAAGATGTGAAATTGTCGAAAGCCAACTTTTCCATTATCTGCTCGGACATGAGCCAGGTTTCCGAATACGTCAAACAACTCGACAGGAATACTTTCCGTTTATTGAAACATTACCTGCCCGGTCCGTTTACGTTTATCCTGGATGCCACCAATGAAGTATCCAAATTATTCGATTCCAGCAAAAAAGAAATCGGTATCCGTATCCCGGATAATAAAATTGTTCAGGCAATTGTAGAACAACTCGGAAATCCAATGGCAGTTACCTCACTCCACGATTCGGAAGATGAGATCATGGATTACTTCGTGGACCCGGCTTCTATTTACGAACGTTACGACGATGAAGTAGCCATGATTATCGATGGTGGTCCGGGAAAACTGGATGCTTCCACCATTGTTGATTGCACAAACGGGAACACGGAAATTATTCGTCAGGGAGTTGGCCAGATAGATTTATGA
- a CDS encoding GNAT family N-acetyltransferase yields the protein MITLRLAALADISSIQQVAESTWPVSYQEIISPEQIRYMLDLMYSNQKLETAITDPNQAFWLAEEHGKVLGFCGIEHGYPEAGITRIHKLYILPDTQGSGLGKLFMDHVEDQAGKHGNNTLHLNVNKGNNAVGFYRKHGFVIDHEEVLDIGNGYVMDDFIMVKHLS from the coding sequence ATGATTACTCTCCGCTTAGCTGCACTGGCAGACATTTCTTCGATACAACAGGTTGCAGAAAGCACCTGGCCCGTTTCCTACCAGGAAATTATTTCGCCCGAACAAATCCGTTACATGCTGGATTTGATGTACAGCAACCAAAAACTGGAAACGGCAATTACTGATCCCAACCAAGCTTTCTGGCTGGCCGAAGAACATGGAAAAGTGCTGGGTTTTTGCGGAATTGAACACGGATACCCGGAAGCTGGAATTACCCGCATCCACAAATTGTACATTCTCCCCGATACACAAGGTTCCGGCCTGGGGAAATTGTTCATGGACCACGTGGAAGATCAAGCCGGCAAACATGGCAACAACACACTTCATTTAAATGTCAACAAAGGAAATAACGCGGTTGGTTTTTACCGGAAACACGGTTTTGTGATAGATCACGAAGAAGTGTTGGATATCGGGAACGGGTATGTCATGGATGATTTCATCATGGTCAAACACCTATCCTGA
- a CDS encoding MliC family protein, whose product MKQLISGIALTLVLGACAGNTVMNKNRHMEFDCSNDFHVVFTESITITASDSTGKITVKVKSPELNRKFDMKQVRAASGVKYASKDEKYIFWEHQGEFKFGTEDSTYCLCD is encoded by the coding sequence ATGAAACAACTTATTTCGGGAATTGCATTAACGCTCGTTTTGGGAGCATGCGCAGGAAACACGGTCATGAACAAGAACCGCCACATGGAGTTCGATTGCAGCAATGATTTTCACGTAGTTTTCACAGAAAGCATCACGATCACCGCTTCCGACAGCACCGGGAAAATTACCGTAAAAGTGAAAAGCCCGGAACTAAACCGCAAATTCGACATGAAGCAGGTTCGCGCAGCAAGCGGCGTGAAATACGCCTCCAAAGACGAGAAATACATTTTCTGGGAACACCAGGGCGAATTCAAATTCGGAACGGAGGATTCTACGTATTGTTTATGTGATTAG
- a CDS encoding gamma-glutamyl-gamma-aminobutyrate hydrolase family protein (Members of this family of hydrolases with an active site Cys residue belong to MEROPS family C26.), which yields MIVIIDCGSSKTPLIESIVYEFMDTRVVPLFEFQRELHNDALGFVISGAPILITEVDTEPYLKQFEWLKTETLPVLGICFGHQMLGLTFGALSNRQREDRDWQIIAVIADCPLFDKLPEEVELMEDHCEAISIPKDFIHVAVSDATVNEGMMHKTLPLYGVQFHPEVSGNHGVIILENFVHICERHPQ from the coding sequence ATGATTGTCATTATTGATTGCGGAAGCTCGAAAACACCCCTGATTGAATCCATTGTTTATGAATTCATGGATACGCGCGTTGTTCCTCTGTTTGAATTTCAAAGAGAATTGCATAACGACGCGCTTGGCTTCGTGATCTCAGGAGCTCCCATCCTGATTACCGAAGTAGATACCGAGCCATATCTGAAACAATTCGAATGGTTAAAAACCGAAACCCTGCCTGTATTGGGAATTTGCTTCGGGCACCAGATGCTGGGACTGACTTTCGGCGCGCTTTCAAACCGTCAGCGGGAAGACCGCGACTGGCAGATCATCGCTGTAATTGCAGATTGTCCGCTTTTTGATAAACTCCCGGAAGAGGTTGAATTGATGGAAGACCACTGCGAAGCTATCAGTATTCCAAAAGACTTCATCCACGTAGCCGTTTCCGATGCAACGGTCAATGAAGGAATGATGCATAAAACGCTCCCATTGTACGGTGTTCAGTTCCACCCGGAAGTATCCGGGAATCACGGCGTTATTATTCTTGAAAACTTTGTTCATATTTGCGAACGCCATCCGCAATAG
- a CDS encoding S41 family peptidase yields MKYYGVLLVLGLSINTFTSTAQKVPSEPKTPTNGQRLDEIFTYVDKLYVDPVNDKELMDAAIIGMLEKLDPHTVYIPKDEVEAANVAIDGSFVGIGVRFQILKDTLMVVETIVGGPSEKLGIRAGDKIVTIDGQNVAGIGLKNNQVREKLLGEAGTKVRVDIMRKAQKKPINYVITRDKVPVNSVDCAYMVGPKIGYLKLTSFSRSSHDEIKKGLEKLKAQGMESLILDLQGNGGGLLYAAQLIADEFLSDNKLIVYSEGRAQPRQDLSAGRSGSWEKGKVIVLIDDNSASASEILSGAIQDWDRGLIVGRRSYGKGLVQRPIDLSDGSQMRLTIARYFTPSGRFIQRPYENIDDYKNEYMRRFMHGEFSHIDSIKLPDSLKFETRVTKRPVYGGGGIMPDFFVPIDTSEITDLYRNTVQNGAFTSFPLTYVDKNRDELHKKYETVEQFIANFKVDKKLMDEFFAYVKKENKDFEFKEDEYKISQNIMELRLKATIANDLYGIEAFYMIYNQKNEILQKAIQLLQSNEYDKQKLALN; encoded by the coding sequence ATGAAATATTATGGCGTTTTGCTGGTACTTGGATTAAGTATCAACACCTTCACATCCACCGCTCAAAAGGTTCCATCCGAACCAAAAACACCTACGAACGGTCAGCGCTTGGACGAAATTTTCACTTATGTCGACAAATTATATGTCGATCCGGTAAATGATAAAGAGTTAATGGATGCCGCAATCATCGGCATGCTGGAGAAACTGGATCCGCACACGGTTTATATTCCCAAAGATGAAGTGGAAGCTGCAAACGTAGCTATCGACGGAAGTTTTGTGGGCATCGGTGTTCGCTTCCAGATCCTGAAAGACACCTTGATGGTGGTTGAAACGATTGTGGGCGGCCCGTCTGAAAAACTGGGTATCCGTGCCGGCGATAAGATTGTTACAATTGATGGACAAAACGTAGCCGGAATCGGGTTGAAGAACAACCAGGTGCGTGAAAAATTATTGGGCGAAGCCGGAACGAAAGTACGTGTGGATATCATGCGTAAAGCTCAGAAAAAACCGATCAACTATGTCATTACACGTGACAAAGTTCCTGTAAACTCGGTAGATTGTGCCTACATGGTAGGTCCGAAAATCGGTTATTTGAAACTGACTTCCTTTTCGCGCAGTTCACACGACGAAATCAAAAAAGGCCTTGAAAAGCTGAAAGCACAGGGAATGGAAAGCCTGATCCTGGATTTACAGGGAAATGGCGGAGGGTTGCTTTACGCAGCACAATTAATTGCTGATGAATTCCTGTCGGATAACAAACTGATCGTTTACTCGGAAGGCCGTGCTCAACCACGCCAGGATCTGAGCGCAGGAAGAAGCGGTTCGTGGGAAAAAGGGAAAGTGATCGTTTTGATCGATGACAACTCTGCTTCTGCTTCCGAAATTCTTTCAGGTGCAATCCAGGACTGGGACCGCGGACTCATTGTAGGCCGAAGAAGCTATGGAAAAGGATTGGTACAACGGCCGATCGATCTTTCCGATGGCTCTCAAATGCGTCTCACAATTGCACGATACTTCACTCCTTCCGGGCGTTTCATTCAACGTCCTTACGAAAACATCGACGATTACAAGAACGAATACATGCGTCGATTCATGCACGGAGAATTCTCCCATATCGACAGCATCAAGCTTCCGGATTCCCTGAAATTTGAAACGCGTGTGACCAAAAGACCGGTTTACGGCGGTGGTGGAATTATGCCGGATTTCTTTGTGCCGATTGATACTTCCGAAATCACGGACCTTTACCGAAATACCGTTCAAAACGGAGCATTTACCAGTTTCCCTCTGACTTATGTAGATAAGAACCGGGACGAATTGCATAAAAAATACGAAACAGTGGAACAGTTCATCGCTAATTTTAAAGTCGATAAAAAACTGATGGACGAGTTCTTTGCATATGTCAAGAAAGAAAACAAGGATTTCGAGTTCAAGGAAGATGAATATAAGATCAGTCAGAACATCATGGAATTGAGATTGAAAGCGACTATTGCCAATGATTTATATGGCATTGAAGCCTTCTACATGATCTACAACCAAAAGAATGAAATTCTGCAGAAAGCAATTCAATTGCTTCAATCCAACGAATACGACAAACAAAAACTGGCATTAAACTAA
- a CDS encoding agmatinase family protein codes for MDKKFDPNGVGIANGNIFGFPVEEQDANIVIIPVPWDATASYGKGTSDGPKAILDASTQLDFYHPQLPEAWNTQVFMTPISAEMKQINDQMCIDTVQYIGFLEEGGELEENSPYVEVLEKVNATSDLLRNNLKERATKLLAENKIVAVLGGEHSTPLGLMEALNDQGQPFGILQIDAHADLREAYEGFQQSHASIMYNVLQSCNNLEKLVQVGIRDIAHSEVMLSDSDPRVKTFYDWDLKKGLYEGQTWKEQVSMILNELPERVYISFDIDGLLPSLCPNTGTPVVGGFELEQINYLFFRLVESGKKIIGFDLNEVAPGKDSDWDANVGARALWNLVCATEKSRKLNY; via the coding sequence ATGGATAAGAAATTCGATCCGAACGGAGTTGGTATAGCAAACGGGAACATTTTTGGTTTTCCGGTGGAAGAACAGGATGCAAATATTGTGATTATCCCCGTTCCATGGGATGCAACCGCATCTTACGGAAAAGGAACAAGCGATGGCCCGAAAGCAATCCTGGACGCAAGTACCCAGCTGGATTTTTATCATCCGCAATTGCCGGAAGCATGGAATACGCAGGTTTTCATGACTCCTATTTCCGCAGAAATGAAACAGATCAACGATCAGATGTGTATTGATACCGTTCAGTACATTGGTTTCCTGGAAGAAGGTGGCGAATTGGAGGAAAACAGCCCGTATGTGGAAGTACTTGAAAAAGTGAACGCCACTTCGGATTTGCTGAGAAACAACCTGAAAGAACGTGCCACGAAATTACTCGCTGAGAATAAAATTGTAGCGGTTCTGGGAGGTGAACACAGTACTCCTTTGGGTTTAATGGAAGCTTTAAATGACCAGGGACAACCATTTGGTATTCTTCAGATTGATGCGCATGCAGATTTAAGAGAAGCTTACGAAGGTTTTCAGCAGTCACATGCAAGTATCATGTACAATGTATTGCAATCGTGCAACAACCTGGAAAAACTGGTTCAGGTCGGGATTCGCGATATTGCACATTCAGAAGTCATGCTTTCCGATTCGGACCCGCGGGTGAAAACATTCTACGACTGGGACTTGAAAAAAGGACTATACGAAGGTCAAACCTGGAAAGAGCAGGTTTCCATGATCCTGAACGAATTGCCGGAACGCGTTTACATTTCCTTTGATATCGACGGATTGCTTCCGTCTTTGTGCCCGAATACCGGAACTCCGGTTGTAGGAGGATTTGAATTGGAGCAGATCAATTATTTATTCTTCCGGTTGGTAGAATCCGGGAAGAAAATTATTGGTTTTGACCTGAACGAAGTTGCTCCCGGAAAAGACAGTGACTGGGACGCCAACGTTGGTGCAAGAGCCTTGTGGAATCTGGTTTGTGCAACAGAAAAAAGCAGAAAGTTAAACTACTGA
- a CDS encoding nucleoside recognition domain-containing protein — translation MVLNRVWIGMFVIAIIMGFSKFIFWQDTWILKHMMDGLFETAETAFTLAIGMTGILCLWMGLMKIGEDSGAVTVMSKLVNPLFSKLFPEVPKNHPAMGSIMLNFSANMLGLDNAATPAGLRAMQQLQEINPEKDKASNAQIMFLVLNASGLTIIPVSIIAARASAGSASPTSVFIPILLTTYFATLGGLLFVAIRQKINLLNTTILAYIGGLTSLIVLLLWYLNSHPDQVNFISRILSNTIMFGFITFFIIMAIKSKIAAFESFVEGAKGGFQVAINILPFLVAMLCAISLFKSCGALTDLMNSLKWLVIQMGVKSTEFIDALPVMLMKPFSGSGARGLMVENMKAFGPDSFVSNLSATFQGSTETTFYVLSVYFGSVGIKKTRYAATAGLFCDLVGAVAAILIAYLFFS, via the coding sequence ATGGTATTGAATCGGGTTTGGATTGGAATGTTTGTCATTGCAATCATTATGGGGTTTTCGAAGTTTATCTTCTGGCAAGACACCTGGATACTGAAACACATGATGGACGGTCTTTTTGAGACTGCAGAAACTGCTTTTACCCTTGCGATCGGGATGACCGGGATTTTATGTCTCTGGATGGGATTGATGAAAATCGGGGAAGATAGCGGCGCTGTAACCGTGATGTCGAAACTGGTAAACCCGCTCTTTTCCAAACTATTTCCGGAAGTTCCCAAAAACCACCCTGCGATGGGTAGTATCATGCTCAACTTTTCTGCAAATATGCTGGGATTGGATAATGCAGCAACTCCAGCCGGACTAAGAGCCATGCAGCAATTACAGGAAATTAACCCGGAAAAAGACAAAGCATCCAATGCACAGATCATGTTCCTGGTACTGAATGCTTCCGGGTTAACGATCATCCCGGTATCAATCATTGCAGCACGCGCCAGCGCTGGTTCAGCTAGCCCCACATCCGTGTTTATCCCAATCTTGTTGACAACTTATTTCGCCACACTCGGCGGACTTCTTTTCGTTGCCATCCGGCAAAAAATTAATTTATTAAACACCACAATTCTGGCATATATCGGAGGATTGACTTCCCTGATCGTTTTACTACTTTGGTACCTGAACTCACATCCGGACCAGGTCAATTTCATTTCGCGAATATTGAGCAACACGATCATGTTCGGTTTTATCACCTTCTTTATCATCATGGCGATCAAAAGCAAAATCGCCGCATTCGAATCCTTTGTGGAAGGTGCAAAAGGTGGATTCCAGGTTGCTATAAATATTCTCCCTTTCCTGGTTGCCATGTTGTGCGCCATCAGCTTATTTAAATCTTGCGGAGCTTTGACCGATTTAATGAATAGCCTGAAATGGTTGGTTATTCAAATGGGTGTCAAATCAACTGAGTTTATCGATGCATTACCGGTGATGCTAATGAAACCCTTTTCCGGTTCCGGAGCACGTGGCCTCATGGTTGAAAATATGAAAGCTTTCGGACCTGATTCCTTTGTCAGTAATTTATCCGCAACTTTCCAGGGAAGTACAGAGACTACTTTCTACGTTTTATCCGTATATTTCGGTTCTGTAGGGATCAAAAAAACGCGTTATGCAGCTACAGCAGGATTATTCTGTGATTTAGTAGGTGCAGTAGCTGCGATTCTGATCGCCTATTTATTCTTCTCATAA
- a CDS encoding SpoIIE family protein phosphatase, whose product MLKNKLVLLLILFTVHFAVLSPAQNITLQGRINTKHFSINDYGSAGQIWTGLQAANGNVLFGNRQDILSFNGIEWSKIKTDKEKTKKAIQESCTDTYVSKLYLASDDRVYVGRDNNFGYLDYSSKGELVYYPVFYGGLKNNIGQVWNIFELGDNSMLFAAEKGLYVFKNGKATALQLPAAYQELECKTSCRVLNGVLMTFQSKAEFKSRVENYLYYDVVNSKLKEIKLPHSVHIKNIRGSFQIDNIWYVVDARSKIYSVSNSAGNTQRWDSVPRTKFPCLSKYFVNTVTKAGNYLLVSTENDGLVIGDLSGKIIREYNLDDDLANLTINQSFFDNDFNLWLCLGNGIQFIETGSPLSYFHKNEGVISQIETIDFNSGIPLIGTHNGLISPQKSESGTKLVPYGSLNEIIFDIETIKTREGNKSMIIGYNGVFDLNPATSKHISASYRYAIAFEKNPKDPNSIYLTLEGGLAKMTLLPNGKWDFEELVGDAGGETVSLAYLHNKVYFSIRSKGVGIYDLATKKFKSVNIPSLSKEDQNNNFYVEEFKGQIFVGTANGMFVYNEKTGKIDPFEPSKAFKTKNYKNTIHRIINVNDEQLWVVVYQDKKDGKFENIFGWFRKRGSEWEWTAWPLTGLKNAGLVFAVEKNPAANEVWIGANDGLFVLNLDAIRKNRNPFKVQIDRFEVNGKSFLFDISKSKKLEGLDYAQNSFKLIFHANSFSCLGPTTFSYKLEGFSDQWSQWSPLNFANFEKIPEGTYTFKVKAKSAYGIESEVLTYEIIVRPPWYRTVWAYIFYVILLIFLIYFVVQLSTQRVKRQNQKLEEIVQQRTKEIAEQNHQLEIQKEEITAKTMDILDSIHYAKRIQSTILPTTSRLNELFRQHFVFYRPKDIVSGDFYWAREVQGKVIFSAVDCTGHGVPGALVSIVGNNGLLRAINEFKLTEPNDILNKLREIVIDAFRAEGQSDVKDGMDIALCSIDQKTGILKFAGANNECVIIRNGEVIELKPNKQPIGQFIDAKPFDMQEFQLEHGDCVYLYTDGYVDQFGGDRLKKFKSRPFKTLLSTIYHLDMDEQYKEIQRTFDSWKHDVDQVDDVCVFAVKYIKPSHES is encoded by the coding sequence ATGCTGAAAAACAAGCTGGTACTCTTATTGATTCTTTTTACTGTTCATTTTGCGGTACTTTCCCCCGCTCAGAACATTACCCTGCAGGGGCGGATCAATACGAAACACTTTTCGATTAACGATTACGGTAGTGCAGGTCAGATCTGGACCGGGTTACAAGCTGCCAACGGAAATGTACTTTTCGGGAACCGCCAGGACATCCTTTCTTTCAACGGGATCGAATGGTCCAAAATCAAAACCGATAAGGAAAAAACAAAGAAAGCCATCCAGGAAAGTTGTACGGATACTTACGTTTCCAAATTATACCTGGCTTCCGACGACCGCGTGTACGTGGGCCGCGATAATAACTTCGGTTACCTGGATTATTCCAGCAAAGGCGAATTGGTTTATTACCCGGTGTTTTACGGCGGATTAAAGAACAATATCGGGCAGGTTTGGAACATCTTTGAACTGGGAGACAATTCCATGCTCTTCGCTGCTGAAAAAGGATTGTACGTTTTTAAGAACGGGAAAGCTACTGCGCTTCAACTGCCGGCTGCTTACCAGGAATTGGAATGCAAAACTTCCTGCAGGGTGCTGAACGGTGTTCTAATGACCTTCCAGTCAAAAGCCGAATTCAAATCACGGGTAGAGAACTATTTGTACTACGATGTAGTCAATTCGAAACTGAAAGAAATCAAATTGCCGCATTCGGTACACATTAAGAATATCCGCGGAAGTTTCCAGATCGATAATATCTGGTATGTAGTCGATGCCCGCAGTAAAATTTACAGTGTCAGCAATTCTGCCGGGAATACACAGCGCTGGGATTCGGTGCCGCGTACCAAATTCCCGTGCCTGAGCAAATATTTCGTGAATACCGTTACAAAAGCCGGGAATTACCTGCTGGTAAGTACCGAAAACGACGGGTTGGTGATTGGTGACCTTTCCGGGAAAATCATCCGCGAATACAACCTCGACGATGACCTGGCAAACTTAACGATCAATCAATCTTTTTTTGACAACGATTTCAACCTGTGGCTTTGTCTTGGAAACGGGATCCAGTTCATTGAAACAGGTTCTCCGCTCTCCTACTTTCACAAGAACGAAGGAGTCATCTCACAAATTGAGACCATTGATTTCAATTCCGGGATTCCTTTGATCGGGACACACAACGGGCTTATTTCTCCTCAGAAAAGCGAATCGGGAACAAAACTGGTTCCTTACGGATCACTGAACGAGATTATTTTCGACATCGAAACGATCAAAACCCGCGAAGGGAATAAATCCATGATCATCGGGTACAACGGGGTTTTCGATCTGAATCCTGCGACTTCGAAGCACATTTCAGCATCTTACCGGTATGCCATTGCTTTCGAGAAAAATCCCAAAGACCCGAATTCCATTTACCTCACGCTGGAAGGCGGGCTGGCAAAAATGACCCTGCTCCCGAATGGGAAATGGGATTTCGAAGAATTGGTCGGAGATGCCGGCGGTGAAACGGTGAGTCTCGCTTACCTGCACAACAAGGTTTACTTCAGTATCCGCTCAAAAGGAGTCGGGATTTATGACCTGGCTACCAAGAAATTTAAATCGGTAAACATTCCGAGCCTGAGTAAAGAGGATCAGAACAACAACTTCTATGTGGAAGAGTTTAAAGGGCAAATCTTTGTAGGAACGGCAAACGGAATGTTCGTTTACAACGAAAAAACCGGGAAAATTGATCCGTTCGAACCTTCGAAAGCCTTCAAAACGAAAAATTACAAGAATACCATTCACCGGATTATCAATGTGAACGACGAACAACTCTGGGTGGTTGTTTACCAGGATAAAAAAGACGGAAAGTTTGAAAATATTTTCGGGTGGTTCCGCAAACGCGGCTCCGAATGGGAATGGACAGCATGGCCTTTGACCGGTTTGAAAAACGCCGGATTGGTCTTTGCCGTTGAAAAGAATCCTGCAGCAAACGAAGTCTGGATCGGTGCAAACGACGGATTATTTGTTTTGAACCTGGATGCGATCCGCAAAAACCGGAATCCGTTCAAAGTGCAGATCGATCGTTTCGAGGTCAATGGAAAAAGTTTCCTGTTCGACATTTCAAAAAGCAAAAAACTGGAAGGCCTGGATTACGCCCAAAATTCCTTCAAACTGATTTTCCACGCCAATTCTTTCTCCTGCTTAGGGCCTACAACTTTCAGCTACAAACTCGAAGGCTTTAGTGATCAGTGGTCGCAATGGTCGCCATTGAACTTTGCCAACTTCGAGAAAATTCCGGAAGGAACCTACACCTTCAAGGTAAAAGCAAAATCCGCTTATGGAATTGAAAGCGAAGTACTGACGTATGAAATAATTGTGCGTCCCCCTTGGTACCGAACAGTTTGGGCCTATATTTTCTATGTCATCTTGTTAATCTTCCTGATCTATTTCGTAGTGCAGCTTTCTACGCAGCGTGTGAAAAGACAAAATCAGAAACTGGAAGAGATTGTACAGCAGCGAACAAAAGAAATTGCAGAACAAAATCACCAGCTGGAAATCCAGAAAGAAGAAATTACCGCTAAAACAATGGATATCCTGGATAGTATCCACTATGCGAAACGGATTCAATCCACGATCCTTCCGACTACTTCCCGCTTGAACGAATTGTTCCGCCAACACTTTGTGTTCTACCGCCCGAAAGACATCGTTTCGGGTGATTTCTACTGGGCACGCGAAGTTCAGGGGAAAGTGATTTTCTCTGCTGTCGATTGTACCGGGCACGGAGTTCCGGGCGCATTGGTGAGTATTGTCGGTAACAACGGTTTATTGCGCGCAATCAATGAATTCAAACTGACCGAGCCGAATGATATCCTGAACAAATTACGCGAGATTGTAATTGATGCATTCCGTGCCGAAGGTCAATCCGACGTAAAAGACGGGATGGACATCGCGCTTTGTTCCATTGATCAGAAAACAGGAATATTAAAATTCGCCGGCGCAAATAACGAATGTGTCATCATTCGCAACGGGGAAGTCATTGAATTGAAACCGAACAAACAACCGATCGGCCAGTTTATCGATGCAAAACCGTTCGATATGCAGGAATTCCAGCTGGAACACGGAGATTGTGTGTATTTGTACACCGATGGGTACGTGGATCAGTTTGGTGGTGACCGACTGAAAAAATTCAAGTCCCGGCCTTTCAAAACCTTGCTTTCAACCATTTATCACCTGGATATGGATGAACAATACAAAGAAATCCAACGAACGTTTGATTCCTGGAAACACGATGTAGACCAGGTGGATGATGTCTGCGTCTTTGCTGTAAAATATATAAAACCTTCACATGAGAGCTAA
- a CDS encoding DUF1573 domain-containing protein: MKKKSFFIGLLILGGMTSACSNNTEKTEDSDAPLMEVADDPETIKANEQALKELKEQQRIEAASVTSMTIDKEIHDFGKVTEGVENHCTFTVTNTGDKPLVLSDVKASCGCTTPSKPEGPIAPGKSDKIEVGFKPNGKGVSEKTITITANTNPRITVVKVKADVQ; the protein is encoded by the coding sequence ATGAAAAAGAAAAGTTTCTTTATCGGCCTTCTAATCTTAGGCGGAATGACAAGCGCTTGTTCAAATAACACAGAAAAAACCGAAGACTCCGACGCTCCTTTGATGGAAGTTGCGGATGATCCGGAAACCATCAAAGCAAACGAACAAGCTTTAAAGGAATTAAAAGAACAACAGCGCATTGAAGCGGCATCTGTAACTTCCATGACCATCGACAAAGAAATCCACGATTTCGGGAAAGTTACTGAAGGAGTTGAAAACCACTGTACATTTACCGTAACAAACACCGGTGACAAGCCTTTGGTACTTTCAGATGTAAAAGCAAGCTGCGGCTGTACAACACCAAGCAAGCCGGAAGGCCCGATCGCTCCGGGAAAGTCTGACAAAATTGAGGTAGGTTTCAAACCGAACGGCAAAGGAGTCAGTGAAAAAACAATTACGATCACAGCCAATACCAATCCGCGAATTACCGTGGTGAAAGTGAAGGCGGATGTACAATAA